Proteins encoded by one window of Enterococcus saccharolyticus subsp. saccharolyticus:
- a CDS encoding DAK2 domain-containing protein — MKVTNISAGQFQEMVQAGANRLQTNAEFVNSLNVFPVPDGDTGTNMNLSMTSGAKAVADSTSDKVGELANHLSKGLLMGARGNSGVILSQLFRGFAKQIPTVDTLNAEDLAKAFTHGVETAYKAVMKPVEGTILTVARVAAEFGEKKAAETDDCVEVMTAVVTGAKRALAKTPDLLPVLKEVGVVDSGGQGLLFIYEGFLSVLNGEYVVEDNFVTPAAMDEMVNAEHHRSVQGQLATEDITFGYCTEIMVKIGEGPTVDSEFDYETFRNYLNELGDSLLVVNDDEIIKVHVHTEYPGEVMNYGQKFGSLVKVKVDNMRLQHETILENEAPQAPKPRTPYAIIAIAAGSGVQELFTSLGASYVISGGQTMNPSTEDILKAIAEVNADQVIVLPNNKNIFMAADQAAEVADIPVVVVPSRTISQGMTAMLAFNEQASLDENKEAMTEMLASVVSGSITHAIRDTAIDGIDIKKGDFLGMIDGKIVVSKADSFAVSMETLEKMMNEETEIITIIIGDEGSQEEAEKMEKALLEIDGDLEIEIHTGDQPVYPYLFSAE, encoded by the coding sequence GTGAAAGTAACGAATATTAGCGCAGGGCAGTTCCAAGAAATGGTTCAAGCTGGCGCCAATCGTCTACAAACAAATGCAGAATTCGTCAATTCATTAAATGTATTCCCAGTTCCCGATGGTGATACTGGTACGAATATGAACTTGTCAATGACAAGTGGAGCAAAAGCTGTAGCCGATTCAACTTCTGACAAAGTTGGAGAATTAGCGAACCATTTATCAAAAGGATTATTAATGGGCGCGCGTGGGAACTCTGGCGTTATATTATCTCAATTATTCCGTGGATTTGCCAAACAAATTCCGACAGTGGATACATTAAATGCCGAAGATTTGGCAAAAGCATTTACACATGGGGTCGAAACTGCCTATAAAGCAGTAATGAAACCTGTTGAAGGAACAATTTTAACGGTTGCGCGTGTTGCAGCAGAATTTGGTGAGAAAAAAGCTGCTGAAACTGACGACTGTGTGGAAGTAATGACTGCAGTGGTAACTGGTGCAAAACGTGCTTTAGCCAAAACACCTGATTTATTACCAGTTTTAAAAGAAGTTGGCGTTGTCGATAGTGGTGGACAAGGTCTACTATTTATCTATGAAGGTTTCTTAAGTGTCTTGAACGGCGAATATGTGGTAGAAGACAATTTTGTGACACCAGCTGCAATGGACGAAATGGTGAATGCCGAACATCACCGTAGCGTGCAAGGCCAATTAGCGACTGAAGATATTACATTTGGTTACTGTACAGAAATCATGGTGAAAATTGGTGAAGGTCCAACCGTGGATAGCGAATTTGACTATGAAACATTCCGTAACTACTTAAACGAATTAGGCGATTCTTTATTAGTTGTGAACGACGATGAAATCATCAAAGTTCATGTGCATACCGAATATCCTGGTGAAGTAATGAATTATGGCCAAAAATTTGGTTCATTAGTGAAAGTGAAAGTGGACAATATGCGTCTACAACACGAAACTATTTTAGAAAATGAAGCGCCACAAGCACCAAAACCACGTACGCCATACGCGATTATTGCGATTGCTGCAGGTAGCGGTGTACAAGAGCTATTTACGAGCTTAGGCGCATCTTATGTCATCAGCGGGGGACAAACAATGAACCCAAGTACTGAAGACATTCTAAAAGCAATTGCTGAGGTGAATGCTGATCAAGTGATTGTCTTACCAAATAACAAAAATATTTTCATGGCGGCGGACCAAGCAGCAGAAGTGGCGGACATTCCTGTGGTCGTTGTGCCATCTCGTACAATTTCTCAAGGAATGACAGCGATGTTGGCTTTCAACGAGCAAGCGTCATTAGATGAAAATAAAGAAGCGATGACAGAAATGTTAGCGAGCGTAGTGAGTGGTTCAATTACGCATGCAATTCGTGATACTGCTATTGATGGTATCGACATTAAAAAAGGCGACTTCTTAGGCATGATTGATGGTAAAATTGTGGTTTCAAAAGCCGATTCATTTGCTGTTTCAATGGAAACATTGGAAAAAATGATGAATGAAGAGACAGAAATTATCACAATTATCATCGGTGACGAAGGCTCACAAGAAGAAGCTGAAAAAATGGAAAAAGCGTTACTTGAAATCGATGGCGATTTAGAAATCGAAATTCATACCGGGGATCAACCTGTGTATCCATACCTATTCTCAGCAGAATAA
- the recG gene encoding ATP-dependent DNA helicase RecG translates to MLQESVRVLAGVGEKRAKDLADLGIETVGDLMAYYPFRYDDIQERRLAEIQDQEKVTIKGLVVSPPVVSRFGYKKTRLQFRMMQDRDVFSVSFFNQPYLKDKIVVSEDIAVYGKWDAKRKTLTGMKVLGSNSEGDFAPIYHVNKAVRQTTLIDLITKAFAQFGDEIEENLPISLVDKYRLLSRKEAMYAMHFPRNPDHHHQAKRRIVFEEFFLFQMKIQGLKKAEKAESNGIAVLYDIDRLKEFTQGLPFELTGAQKRVTNEICRDLRSPKHMQRLLQGDVGSGKTVVAAIALYATVTAGFQGALMVPTEILAQQHMESLNQLFHPDEVRVALLTGSTKTKERREILADLVNGDIDIIVGTHALIQEGVDFANLGLVITDEQHRFGVNQRRVLREKGFQPDVLFMTATPIPRTLAITAYGEMDVSIIDEMPAGRIPVETRWIRPPQLPQVLEWTYQELNAGHQMYVICPLIEESETLDVQNAVAIYEELQAYFAPKFTVSLLHGKMKNSEKDAIMETFKTNDSQILVSTTVIEVGVNVPNATMMLIIDADRFGLAQLHQLRGRVGRGAEASYCVLVANPKNETGKERMKIMTETTNGFVVSEKDLELRGPGEVFGFRQSGLPEFAAADLVTDAHILEVARKEAQALWKMENWEILPEYTALATYLEKEGENQFFD, encoded by the coding sequence ATGTTGCAAGAATCTGTTCGTGTATTAGCCGGAGTAGGAGAAAAACGTGCCAAAGATTTAGCTGATTTGGGTATCGAAACGGTCGGCGATTTGATGGCGTACTATCCTTTTCGTTATGATGATATCCAAGAAAGACGACTCGCAGAAATTCAAGACCAAGAAAAAGTGACGATAAAAGGACTTGTTGTTTCGCCACCAGTGGTCAGTCGCTTTGGATACAAAAAAACACGCCTCCAATTTCGAATGATGCAAGACCGCGATGTGTTTAGTGTGTCTTTTTTTAATCAACCCTATTTAAAAGATAAAATTGTCGTATCAGAAGATATTGCTGTCTATGGGAAATGGGATGCAAAACGCAAAACCTTAACAGGTATGAAAGTTCTCGGTAGTAATAGTGAAGGCGATTTTGCCCCTATTTATCATGTCAATAAAGCTGTACGCCAGACGACGCTGATTGATTTAATTACGAAAGCTTTTGCACAATTTGGCGATGAGATTGAAGAGAATTTACCAATTTCTTTAGTTGATAAGTATCGCTTATTGTCACGCAAAGAAGCGATGTATGCGATGCATTTCCCACGCAATCCAGACCATCATCATCAAGCCAAACGTCGGATCGTTTTTGAAGAATTTTTCTTATTCCAAATGAAAATTCAAGGTTTGAAAAAAGCGGAAAAAGCAGAAAGTAATGGCATTGCTGTCTTGTATGATATTGACCGATTAAAAGAGTTTACGCAAGGACTGCCGTTTGAGTTAACGGGTGCTCAAAAACGAGTAACCAATGAAATTTGTCGTGATTTACGTAGCCCGAAACATATGCAGCGCTTGTTGCAAGGAGACGTTGGCAGCGGGAAAACCGTGGTAGCAGCCATTGCTTTGTACGCGACCGTCACAGCAGGTTTTCAAGGAGCGCTGATGGTGCCGACAGAAATTCTAGCGCAGCAACACATGGAGAGTTTAAACCAACTCTTTCATCCTGATGAGGTGCGCGTGGCGTTGTTAACAGGTTCAACTAAAACCAAAGAACGTCGTGAAATTTTAGCCGATTTGGTGAATGGTGACATTGATATTATCGTGGGAACACATGCTTTAATTCAAGAAGGCGTGGACTTTGCAAACTTAGGATTAGTGATTACCGATGAACAACATCGTTTTGGAGTGAATCAACGACGCGTATTACGTGAAAAAGGGTTTCAACCAGATGTGTTGTTTATGACAGCTACACCAATTCCACGTACCTTAGCAATTACCGCCTATGGTGAGATGGATGTTTCGATCATTGACGAAATGCCGGCAGGACGTATTCCAGTCGAAACACGTTGGATTCGTCCCCCACAGTTGCCACAAGTATTGGAATGGACGTACCAAGAATTGAATGCGGGCCATCAGATGTATGTTATTTGTCCGTTAATCGAAGAATCAGAAACGTTGGATGTTCAAAATGCCGTAGCCATTTATGAGGAATTACAAGCTTATTTTGCGCCGAAATTTACCGTGAGTTTATTGCATGGCAAGATGAAAAATAGCGAAAAAGATGCCATTATGGAGACATTTAAAACGAATGATAGCCAAATTTTGGTTTCAACAACCGTCATTGAAGTTGGTGTCAATGTACCTAATGCTACCATGATGTTAATTATTGATGCGGATCGTTTTGGTTTGGCACAATTGCATCAGCTACGAGGTCGTGTGGGACGTGGGGCAGAAGCTTCGTATTGTGTTCTAGTGGCAAATCCCAAAAATGAAACCGGCAAAGAACGGATGAAAATCATGACAGAAACGACAAATGGTTTTGTCGTCAGTGAAAAAGACTTGGAGCTCCGCGGTCCGGGAGAAGTTTTTGGCTTCCGTCAATCAGGCTTACCGGAATTTGCTGCGGCTGATTTAGTCACCGATGCGCACATTTTAGAAGTGGCACGGAAAGAAGCACAAGCACTCTGGAAAATGGAGAATTGGGAAATTTTACCTGAGTATACCGCTCTAGCAACCTACTTAGAAAAAGAGGGCGAAAATCAATTTTTTGATTAG
- the plsX gene encoding phosphate acyltransferase PlsX: protein MKIAVDAMGGDNAPQAIVEGVMLAKKEFSDIEFLLYGKEAEIRKYITDEKNITIIHTDEKINSDDEPVKAIRRKKQASMVLAAQAVKSGEADAIFSAGNTGALLAAGLFIVGRIKGIERPGLMSTMPVIGQEGAFDMLDLGANAENKAEHLLQYGILGSFYAQNVRNISKPRVALLNNGTEDTKGSEVTKKAFELLSNEPAIHFVGNVEARELLNGVADVVVTDGFTGNAVLKSIEGTAMNIMSLLKQAILGAGVKGKLGALLLKDALSGLKDEMDYAKYGGAVLFGLKAPVVKTHGSTGPEAVATTIRQIHTMLATDVVGKLVQQFEEKVSE, encoded by the coding sequence ATGAAAATTGCTGTTGATGCCATGGGTGGCGACAACGCCCCTCAAGCCATTGTAGAAGGTGTCATGTTAGCGAAAAAAGAATTTTCCGATATTGAGTTTTTACTCTACGGAAAAGAAGCTGAAATTAGAAAATATATAACGGATGAAAAAAATATTACGATTATCCATACGGATGAAAAAATCAATAGTGACGATGAACCGGTAAAAGCGATTCGTCGGAAAAAACAAGCGTCTATGGTACTAGCAGCGCAAGCCGTTAAATCTGGTGAAGCAGATGCGATTTTTTCTGCTGGGAATACGGGTGCGTTATTAGCTGCAGGCTTATTTATTGTGGGACGAATTAAAGGAATTGAACGTCCAGGCTTAATGTCAACGATGCCCGTCATTGGGCAAGAAGGTGCCTTTGATATGTTAGATTTAGGCGCGAATGCGGAAAACAAAGCGGAGCATTTACTTCAATACGGTATTTTAGGTTCTTTTTATGCGCAAAATGTACGTAATATTTCAAAACCACGTGTCGCGTTGTTAAATAACGGCACAGAGGATACAAAAGGTAGTGAAGTTACGAAGAAGGCTTTTGAATTATTAAGCAACGAGCCTGCGATTCATTTTGTCGGAAATGTTGAAGCGCGCGAATTGTTAAATGGTGTTGCTGATGTTGTGGTGACAGATGGTTTTACTGGAAATGCTGTATTGAAATCGATTGAAGGAACAGCGATGAATATCATGAGTTTGTTAAAACAAGCGATTTTAGGTGCCGGTGTGAAAGGAAAACTTGGGGCGTTACTATTAAAGGATGCATTGAGCGGCTTAAAAGATGAGATGGATTATGCGAAATATGGTGGTGCTGTTTTGTTTGGACTAAAAGCACCGGTTGTTAAAACGCATGGGTCAACTGGTCCAGAAGCGGTTGCTACAACTATTCGTCAAATTCATACCATGCTTGCGACTGATGTTGTGGGCAAATTAGTACAGCAATTTGAAGAAAAAGTCTCAGAATAA
- the acpP gene encoding acyl carrier protein, with the protein MTREEVFTKVANVIANHFEVDPNQVTDATSIKDDLNADSISVMEFVLELEEEFGTEISDEDAEQIQTVGAAVDYIATHLA; encoded by the coding sequence TTGACGCGTGAGGAAGTATTTACAAAAGTAGCCAATGTAATCGCAAATCACTTTGAAGTGGATCCCAATCAAGTAACGGATGCCACTAGTATTAAAGATGATTTAAATGCGGATTCTATTAGTGTAATGGAATTTGTGTTAGAATTGGAAGAAGAGTTTGGTACAGAGATTTCTGATGAAGATGCAGAACAAATCCAAACAGTCGGTGCAGCAGTAGATTATATTGCAACCCATTTAGCTTAA
- a CDS encoding ABC transporter ATP-binding protein gives MSADKQLLDVHNLHTSFRIKDDYFDAVDGISFTLNRNEILAIVGESGCGKSTLATTIMGLHDSLKTKITGEILYKELNLANLNETLYNKIRGNDIGMIFQDPLSALNPLMRIEDQIKEGLSYHTSMNAKERQERALELLEQVGIPNPKRVGRQYPHELSGGMRQRVIIAIAIACKPPIIIADEPTTALDVTIQAQILDLLTDLQKETESGIILITHDLGVVAEMADRVAVMYGGQFVEVATAEELFDNPQHPYTRSLLQSIPQEDADGDLHVIDGVVPSLKNMEREGCRFAPRISWIPEEAHEKNPTLHEVAPEHFVRCTCYKHFHFKDEESETCQN, from the coding sequence TTGTCAGCAGATAAACAATTACTAGATGTTCATAATCTGCATACTAGTTTCCGAATCAAAGATGATTATTTTGATGCGGTGGATGGCATCTCATTTACATTAAATCGTAACGAAATTTTAGCGATTGTAGGAGAATCTGGTTGCGGAAAAAGCACCCTAGCTACCACAATTATGGGTTTACATGATTCGTTAAAAACAAAAATTACTGGAGAAATTCTTTATAAAGAATTAAATTTAGCGAATTTAAATGAAACACTCTATAACAAAATTCGTGGTAATGATATTGGGATGATTTTCCAAGACCCATTGTCTGCGCTAAATCCTTTAATGCGGATTGAAGATCAAATCAAAGAAGGCTTATCGTACCACACATCGATGAATGCGAAAGAGCGTCAAGAACGTGCCTTGGAATTATTGGAGCAAGTCGGTATTCCAAATCCTAAACGTGTTGGTCGTCAGTACCCCCATGAATTATCGGGTGGGATGCGCCAACGTGTCATCATCGCGATTGCAATTGCTTGTAAACCACCAATTATCATTGCGGATGAACCAACAACCGCACTTGATGTGACAATTCAAGCACAAATTTTAGATTTATTAACCGATCTACAAAAAGAAACAGAATCAGGAATTATTTTAATTACCCATGACTTAGGGGTAGTTGCGGAAATGGCGGATCGCGTGGCAGTGATGTACGGCGGACAGTTTGTAGAAGTCGCAACAGCAGAAGAATTGTTTGATAATCCACAACATCCTTACACACGTTCTTTATTACAATCCATTCCTCAAGAAGATGCAGACGGTGATTTACATGTCATTGATGGCGTCGTACCTTCGTTAAAAAACATGGAACGTGAAGGTTGCCGCTTTGCACCGCGTATTTCATGGATTCCCGAAGAAGCACACGAAAAAAATCCAACGTTACATGAAGTGGCACCGGAACATTTCGTTCGTTGTACATGCTACAAACATTTCCATTTTAAAGACGAGGAGTCCGAAACATGTCAGAATTAA
- a CDS encoding ABC transporter ATP-binding protein: protein MSELITINDLKIHYPIRSGFFNLVTDHVYAVDGVDFTIEKGKTYGLVGESGSGKSTTGKAIVGLEKVTSGSIIYDGEDITKAATRKKMNYNKDVQMIFQDSMSSLNPKKRVLDIIAEPLRNFERLSDQEEKKRVKELLDIVGMPEDALYKYPHEFSGGQRQRLGVARAVASNPKLIVADEPVSALDLSVQAQVLNFMKRIQEEYKLSYLFISHDLGVVKHMCDNIAIMYKGRFVEMGTREDIYTDPQHIYTKRLLSAIPQIDVRNRDAHKAQRRAVEKEYQLHQKDYYDENGRVYDLVDHTPTHKVALNNGGVN, encoded by the coding sequence ATGTCAGAATTAATTACAATCAACGATCTGAAAATTCATTATCCTATTCGTAGTGGTTTTTTCAATTTAGTTACTGACCATGTCTATGCTGTAGATGGTGTTGATTTCACGATTGAAAAAGGAAAAACATACGGATTAGTGGGCGAATCAGGTTCGGGTAAATCAACTACCGGTAAAGCCATTGTGGGGCTAGAAAAAGTCACTAGTGGTTCGATTATCTATGATGGAGAAGATATTACCAAAGCAGCCACACGCAAAAAAATGAATTACAACAAAGATGTCCAAATGATTTTCCAAGATTCTATGTCGAGTTTGAATCCAAAAAAACGAGTGTTAGACATCATTGCCGAACCGTTACGCAATTTTGAACGATTGAGTGATCAAGAGGAGAAAAAGCGTGTCAAAGAACTATTAGATATTGTCGGTATGCCTGAAGATGCGCTTTACAAATATCCACATGAATTCTCAGGTGGGCAACGTCAACGTTTAGGTGTGGCACGCGCAGTTGCCTCAAATCCCAAATTAATCGTAGCCGATGAACCTGTTTCGGCATTGGATTTATCTGTACAAGCACAAGTGTTGAATTTTATGAAACGCATTCAAGAAGAATACAAGTTAAGCTACTTGTTTATTTCACATGATTTAGGTGTAGTGAAGCATATGTGTGATAACATTGCGATCATGTACAAAGGACGTTTTGTTGAGATGGGGACGCGCGAAGATATTTATACTGACCCGCAACATATTTATACGAAGCGATTATTATCAGCCATTCCACAGATTGATGTGCGCAATCGTGACGCGCATAAAGCGCAACGCCGCGCGGTCGAAAAAGAATATCAGTTACACCAAAAAGATTATTATGACGAAAACGGGCGCGTCTATGATTTAGTCGATCATACGCCGACACACAAAGTAGCGTTAAATAATGGAGGTGTAAACTAA
- the opp4B gene encoding oligopeptide ABC transporter permease → MWKTILRRLILMIPQVIILSLLIFVLAKMMPGDPFTGLIDPSTDPARLEELRQAAGFYDPWYVQYFRWINNALHGDFGISYMYKYDVTTVIGQRIGNTVRLSIISVILTYVLAIPLGLYAGRYQNSWFDKTVVVYNFISFAVPTFVLALLMVYVFGFKLGWFPTSGSVSINAVPGTIGYFMSQMYHVILPAIVQALLGTAVTIQYLRSEVIDAKQMDYVRTARSKGVPTGKVFNRHIFRNASLPIASILGYEITGLIAGSVMIEQIFSYPGIGNLFISSINQRDYSVITALILLFGLATLIGTLLSDIIMSIVNPRIRVQ, encoded by the coding sequence ATGTGGAAAACAATTCTACGTCGTTTGATTTTGATGATTCCTCAAGTCATTATTTTGAGTTTATTGATTTTTGTCTTAGCGAAAATGATGCCGGGGGATCCGTTTACTGGATTGATTGATCCGTCAACTGATCCAGCTCGTTTAGAAGAACTGCGTCAAGCAGCTGGTTTTTATGATCCATGGTATGTTCAATATTTCCGCTGGATCAACAATGCGTTACATGGAGATTTTGGGATTAGTTACATGTATAAATATGATGTAACAACGGTCATTGGGCAACGAATTGGGAATACGGTACGTCTGTCGATTATTTCCGTTATTTTGACCTATGTGTTAGCCATTCCTTTAGGATTATATGCAGGTCGTTACCAAAATTCATGGTTTGATAAAACCGTGGTCGTGTATAACTTTATCAGTTTTGCTGTACCAACATTCGTTTTGGCTTTATTAATGGTTTATGTATTTGGTTTTAAATTAGGTTGGTTCCCAACAAGTGGCAGTGTATCAATTAACGCTGTTCCAGGAACAATCGGCTATTTTATGAGTCAAATGTATCATGTCATTTTACCAGCAATTGTCCAAGCGTTATTAGGAACGGCCGTGACTATTCAATATTTGCGTAGTGAAGTGATTGATGCCAAACAAATGGATTACGTTCGGACTGCTCGTTCAAAAGGTGTACCGACGGGCAAAGTCTTTAATCGTCACATCTTCCGTAATGCGTCTTTACCAATTGCCTCAATTTTAGGCTATGAAATCACAGGTTTGATTGCTGGTTCTGTGATGATTGAACAAATTTTCAGTTATCCAGGAATCGGAAACTTATTCATTTCTAGTATCAACCAACGCGATTATTCAGTGATTACGGCGTTAATCTTATTGTTTGGTTTAGCAACCTTAATTGGTACGTTGTTATCAGATATTATTATGAGTATTGTCAATCCACGAATTCGAGTACAGTAA